One genomic window of Arachis stenosperma cultivar V10309 chromosome 10, arast.V10309.gnm1.PFL2, whole genome shotgun sequence includes the following:
- the LOC130956479 gene encoding calcium/calmodulin-regulated receptor-like kinase 2, which yields MVRQADLVILGVSVGLALGILISCAIFFGIRWYKKRANTGRSANENSVTTLPIRTNGLGTSTDISASITSSIAPSRYDNVQKNSHFSWWSNQSKDRFASASGILKYSYREIQKATQNFTTSLGQGSFGTVYKATMATGEVVAVKVLAPNSKQGEKEFQTEVLLLGRLHHRNLVNLIGYCVDKGQRILVYQFMSNGSLANLLYGEEKQLSWDDRLQVALDISHGIEYLHEGAVPPVIHRDLKSANILLDHSMRAKVADFGLSKEEVFDGRNSGLKGTYGYMDPAYISTSKLTMKSDIYSFGVIIFELITAIHPHQNLMEYINLAAMDHNGVDEILDKQLVGKCNLGEVRQLAKIAHKCLHKSPKKRPSISEVSQGISRIKQRRLRHMMEASMSFASNNFSRAVSRLEDQQLELSRITPRTTISIGETG from the exons ATGGTTCGTCAAGCTGATTTAGTAATTCTTGGTGTCTCTGTTGGTTTGGCCCTTGGAATTCTGATATCTTGTGCCATATTTTTTGGCATAAGGTGGTACAAGAAACGTGCGAATACTGGACGATCTGCAAATGAGAATAGTGTAACAACTCTTCCAATACGAACAAATGGATTGGGAACAAGCACTGACATCAGTGCTTCTATAACTAGTTCCATAGCTCCTTCAAGATATGATAATGTACAGAAAAATTCTCATTTCAGCTGGTGGAGTAATCAAAGCAAAGATCGTTTTGCTTCAGCATCAGGCATTTTAAAGTACTCGTATAG AGAAATTCAAAAGGCAACACAAAATTTCACAACTTCCTTGGGGCAAGGATCATTTGGCACAGTTTATAAAGCCACAATGGCTACAGGGGAGGTGGTAGCTGTGAAGGTTCTTGCGCCTAATTCCAAACAAGGGGAGAAAGAATTCCAAACAGAG GTGCTTCTGCTTGGAAGACTGCATCATCGAAATCTTGTGAATTTGATTGGATATTGTGTAGATAAAGGACAGCGCATACTTGTCTATCAGTTCATGAGTAATGGAAGTTTAGCTAATCTTTTATATG GTGAAGAAAAACAATTGAGTTGGGATGATCGGCTACAAGTTGCTCTTGATATTTCACATGGAATAGAGTACCTTCACGAAGGG GCAGTTCCACCTGTCATACATCGTGACTTGAAGTCTGCCAACATATTACTAGATCACTCAATGAGAGCTAAG GTTGCTGACTTCGGGCTGTCAAAGGAAGAGGTATTTGATGGCCGGAATTCTGGTCTGAAAGGTACTTATGGTTACATGGACCCCGCATATATTTCGACAAGCAAGTTAACAATGAAGAGTGACATCTACAGTTTCGGTGTCATAATATTTGAGCTCATCACTGCCATCCACCCACATCAAAACTTGATGGAGTACATTAACCTT GCTGCTATGGATCACAATGGTGTAGATGAAATTCTTGACAAGCAACTCGTTGGAAAATGCAACCTTGGAGAAGTGAGGCAGCTTGCTAAGATTGCGCACAAATGCTTGCATAAATCACCTAAGAAACGCCCTTCGATAAGCGAGGTTTCACAGGGCATATCGAGGATAAAGCAAAGGCGGCTGCGCCATATGATGGAAGCTTCCATGTCATTTGCCAGCAACAACTTTTCGAGAGCCGTTAGTAGATTGGAAGATCAACAACTTGAGTTGAGTAGAATAACCCCCAGAACCACCATTAGCATAGGAGAAACTGGATGA